Proteins encoded together in one Temnothorax longispinosus isolate EJ_2023e chromosome 5, Tlon_JGU_v1, whole genome shotgun sequence window:
- the LOC139813523 gene encoding tubulin alpha-1 chain-like, whose protein sequence is MRECISVHVGQAGVQIGNACWELYCLEHGIQPDGQMPSDKILGGNDDSFNTFFSETGAGKHVPRAVFVDLEPTVVDEVRTGTYRQLFHPEQLITGKEDAANNYARGHYTIGKEIVDLVLDRVRKLADQCTGLQGFLIFHSFGGGTGSGFTSLLMERLSVDYGKKSKLEFAIYPAPQVSTAVVEPYNSILTTHTTLEHSDCAFMVDNEAIYDICRRNLDIERPTYTNLNRLIGQIVSSITASLRFDGALNVDLTEFQTNLVPYPRIHFPLVTYAPVISAEKAYHEQLSVAEITNACFEPANQMVKCDPRHGKYMACCMLYRGDVVPKDVNAAIATIKTKRSIQFVDWCPTGFKVGINYQPPTVVPGGDLAKVQRAVCMLSNTTAIAEAWARLDHKFDLMYAKRAFVHWYVGEGMEEGEFSEAREDLAALEKDYEEVGMDSVDGEGDGAEEY, encoded by the exons ATG cgTGAATGCATATCCGTCCACGTAGGACAGGCGGGAGTACAAATTGGAAATGCCTGCTGGGAGCTGTACTGTTTGGAGCATGGTATCCAACCCGATGGGCAAATGCCGTCTGACAAGATACTTGGGGGCAATGATGACAGTTTCAATACCTTCTTCAGCGAAACCGGTGCCGGGAAACATGTGCCGAGAGCGGTCTTTGTCGATCTTGAACCGACCGTCGTAG ATGAAGTACGTACGGGTACGTACCGGCAACTCTTCCACCCGGAGCAATTGATAACCGGCAAAGAGGACGCCGCCAACAATTATGCTCGCGGCCACTATACGATCGGCAAAGAGATAGTCGATCTCGTTTTGGATCGCGTTCGCAAGCTGGCGGATCAATGCACGGGACTCCAGGGTTTCTTGATCTTCCATTCGTTCGGCGGCGGCACCGGGTCCGGTTTCACGTCCCTGCTGATGGAACGACTGTCGGTGGACTATGGGAAGAAGTCGAAACTTGAGTTTGCGATTTATCCGGCGCCCCAGGTCTCGACGGCCGTTGTCGAGCCGTACAACTCGATCCTGACAACGCACACCACCCTCGAGCACTCCGACTGCGCGTTCATGGTGGATAACGAGGCCATATACGACATTTGCAGACGTAATTTGGACATCGAACGCCCGACTTATACAAATCTGAATCGCCTGATCGGCCAGATTGTGTCCTCGATCACGGCCTCGCTGCGTTTCGACGGCGCGCTCAACGTCGATCTGACGGAATTCCAAACAAATTTGGTACCCTATCCCAGGATTCACTTCCCCCTTGTCACCTATGCTCCCGTCATATCAGCGGAAAAGGCCTATCACGAGCAGCTCTCCGTCGCCGAGATAACAAACGCCTGCTTCGAGCCCGCGAATCAGATGGTCAAGTGCGATCCTCGTCATGGAAAATACATGGCGTGCTGCATGCTGTATAGAGGCGATGTAGTGCCGAAGGACGTTAACGCGGCAATTGCGACTATCAAGACCAAGCGCAGCATTCAATTCGTTGATTGGTGCCCTACCGGTTTCAAGGTCGGCATCAATTATCAGCCGCCTACCGTCGTTCCCGGCGGTGATCTCGCCAAGGTGCAGCGTGCAGTCTGCATGTTATCCAACACGACGGCGATCGCAGAGGCTTGGGCGCGGCTCGATCACAAATTCGATCTGATGTACGCCAAGAGAGCCTTCGTGCATTGGTACGTAGGCGAGGGGATGGAGGAGGGCGAGTTTTCAGAGGCGCGAGAGGATCTCGCCGCCTTGGAGAAGGACTACGAGGAAGTCGGCATGGACTCCGTCGATGGCGAGGGAGACGGTGCTGAGGAATACTAA